A single genomic interval of Flavobacteriales bacterium harbors:
- the deoC gene encoding deoxyribose-phosphate aldolase produces MTTKSLAPARLVPVSAPPIDQVGIEERVARIKTRSIKKETKVQGMKLALSMIDLTTLEGADTPHKVQQLCFKAMHLHDQLPGLPTVAAVCVYPSLVKVAKKALGDSGVKVASVSTAFPSGQAPRNVKIADTRFAVSEGADEIDMVISRGKFHNGEYGFVFDEIAAIKEACREARLKVILETGELGTYDKVRLASDIAIAAGADFIKTSTGKINPAATMEVTLVMLHAIRDHYLRTGQMIAMKPAGGIRKSKEALHYLMMVKEELGPEWLDPHWFRFGASSLANDILMQLQKEADGHYQSADYFSVD; encoded by the coding sequence ATGACCACCAAGTCGCTCGCACCAGCCCGGCTCGTTCCGGTCAGCGCTCCCCCCATCGACCAGGTGGGCATCGAGGAGCGGGTGGCCCGCATCAAGACCCGCAGCATCAAGAAGGAGACCAAGGTGCAGGGCATGAAGCTGGCCCTCAGCATGATCGACCTCACCACCTTGGAAGGGGCCGACACCCCGCACAAGGTGCAGCAGCTCTGCTTCAAGGCCATGCATCTGCACGATCAGCTTCCGGGCCTGCCCACCGTCGCTGCCGTATGCGTGTACCCGTCCCTGGTGAAGGTGGCGAAGAAGGCCCTGGGCGACAGCGGCGTGAAGGTGGCCAGCGTGAGCACCGCCTTTCCCAGCGGACAGGCTCCGCGCAACGTGAAGATCGCCGACACTCGCTTCGCCGTGAGCGAAGGCGCCGACGAGATCGACATGGTGATCAGCCGCGGCAAGTTCCACAACGGGGAATACGGCTTCGTGTTCGACGAGATCGCGGCGATCAAGGAGGCCTGCCGGGAGGCCCGCTTGAAGGTGATCCTGGAGACGGGTGAACTGGGCACATATGACAAGGTGCGCCTGGCCAGCGACATCGCCATCGCTGCGGGCGCCGACTTCATCAAGACGAGCACCGGCAAGATCAACCCGGCAGCGACGATGGAGGTGACGCTGGTGATGCTGCACGCGATCCGCGACCACTACCTGCGCACCGGGCAGATGATCGCCATGAAGCCGGCGGGTGGCATCCGCAAGAGCAAGGAGGCCCTCCACTACCTGATGATGGTGAAGGAGGAGCTCGGCCCCGAGTGGCTCGATCCCCACTGGTTCCGCTTCGGCGCCAGCAGCCTGGCCAACGACATCCTGATGCAATTGCAGAAGGAGGCCGACGGGCACTACCAGAGCGCGGATTACTTCAGCGTGGATTGA
- a CDS encoding universal stress protein, whose product MTRILLPTDGSDAAFNAARFAFDLFGTDGVRYTLVHTYLKPAYRNALLPAMDTGREAANKLRRAERRCRAHAGTVTLAKRTSPYPLAEVLNELADQGKGELIVMGTQGEGNYGLVGSNTTAVVTGAGVPVIAVPSQWQPAPVKRILLANDGGTMDAATLQPLIAIARRTGAEVVVAHVRDNIATFDERGDRQIVSALLDGIRHSFVTVAGEDVTGTLDELARQGRIQLMAVIHRKKSFWQRLFTASKAKRMALHTTTPLLVLPENG is encoded by the coding sequence ATGACCCGCATCCTTCTCCCCACCGACGGCAGCGATGCCGCCTTCAACGCGGCACGCTTCGCATTTGACCTCTTTGGCACGGACGGCGTGCGGTACACGCTGGTGCACACGTACCTGAAGCCCGCCTACCGCAATGCCCTGCTTCCGGCCATGGACACCGGCCGCGAGGCCGCCAACAAGCTGCGACGGGCTGAGCGACGCTGTCGTGCCCACGCAGGTACCGTGACCCTGGCCAAGCGGACCTCCCCCTATCCCCTGGCCGAGGTGCTGAACGAGTTGGCCGATCAAGGCAAGGGTGAACTGATCGTGATGGGCACCCAGGGCGAGGGCAACTACGGGCTGGTGGGCAGCAACACCACCGCGGTGGTGACCGGCGCAGGGGTACCAGTGATCGCCGTGCCCTCCCAGTGGCAGCCCGCACCGGTGAAGCGCATCCTGCTGGCCAACGACGGCGGCACCATGGACGCGGCCACCCTTCAACCGCTGATCGCCATCGCCCGCCGCACCGGCGCCGAGGTGGTGGTGGCCCATGTGCGCGACAACATCGCCACCTTCGACGAACGCGGCGACCGGCAGATCGTGAGCGCACTGCTCGACGGCATCCGCCACTCGTTCGTCACCGTGGCCGGTGAGGACGTCACCGGCACCCTTGATGAACTGGCCCGGCAGGGACGCATCCAGCTCATGGCCGTGATCCACAGGAAGAAGAGCTTCTGGCAGCGGTTGTTCACCGCCAGCAAGGCCAAGCGCATGGCGCTGCACACCACCACGCCGTTGCTCGTGCTTCCGGAGAACGGCTGA
- a CDS encoding T9SS type A sorting domain-containing protein, with amino-acid sequence MPVLGLTVFITAVCTAQWSQTNAGIADLSQGAQVLGASSTHLFAKAGSTLYRSADNGDTWNAVTNPVALNPTESGFAVGNRYFAGLNASSDCIYWTDDGGDTWNTVAGAPQSTVVRGFLANGTHVFAYASTGGVFRAPLPGDAWTTVNAGLANTNVIGMLLVGNDLYANTIGGGIFISTDGGSTWDDSNTGISPSDLNGENLWVMDGDLYYTAQGGGRYTSADGGATWSAWAGLPQFGLGLLELKRFGTALYMETRHFAGGGLRDSVYLSTDEGTSWTNITGNLNAADLNGSGLFEHQGCVFIGYNLISPGQGIYRRCASTGLEEEPAQAVRVFPNPGEGIFAVTLPQPAIGAPYRVVDIAGAEVLRGRIGGAQMELDLSALAAGTYVMHVEGAAVAPVRVVKR; translated from the coding sequence ATGCCGGTCCTCGGCCTCACCGTGTTCATCACCGCCGTGTGCACGGCCCAATGGTCGCAGACCAACGCCGGCATCGCCGACCTGTCGCAGGGCGCGCAGGTGCTCGGGGCCTCCTCCACACACCTCTTCGCCAAGGCCGGCAGCACGTTGTACCGCAGTGCGGACAATGGCGACACGTGGAACGCGGTCACGAACCCGGTGGCGTTGAACCCCACGGAAAGCGGCTTCGCCGTGGGCAACCGGTACTTCGCCGGGCTGAACGCCTCCTCCGATTGCATCTATTGGACGGACGATGGTGGTGATACCTGGAATACGGTGGCCGGTGCGCCGCAATCGACCGTGGTGCGCGGATTCCTGGCGAATGGCACGCATGTGTTCGCGTATGCCTCCACGGGAGGCGTGTTCCGCGCGCCACTGCCCGGTGATGCGTGGACCACGGTGAACGCCGGTCTTGCCAACACCAACGTCATCGGCATGCTGCTGGTCGGCAACGACCTCTACGCGAACACGATCGGCGGCGGCATCTTCATCAGCACCGATGGCGGAAGCACTTGGGATGACAGCAACACCGGCATCTCTCCCAGCGACCTCAACGGCGAGAACCTGTGGGTGATGGACGGCGACCTGTACTACACGGCGCAGGGCGGTGGCAGATACACCAGTGCCGATGGTGGCGCCACGTGGAGCGCATGGGCCGGTCTTCCGCAGTTCGGCCTGGGCCTGCTGGAGCTGAAGCGCTTCGGCACGGCCCTCTACATGGAAACGCGCCATTTCGCCGGTGGCGGACTCCGTGACAGCGTGTACCTGAGCACCGACGAAGGCACCAGCTGGACCAACATCACCGGAAACCTCAACGCCGCCGACCTCAACGGTTCCGGTCTCTTCGAGCACCAGGGCTGCGTGTTCATCGGCTACAACCTGATCTCGCCGGGCCAGGGCATTTACCGGCGTTGCGCCAGCACGGGCTTGGAGGAAGAGCCCGCACAGGCCGTGCGTGTGTTCCCGAACCCGGGTGAAGGGATCTTCGCCGTGACCCTGCCTCAGCCGGCCATCGGTGCGCCCTACCGCGTGGTGGACATCGCCGGGGCCGAGGTCCTGCGCGGGCGGATCGGCGGTGCACAAATGGAGCTGGACCTGTCGGCGCTGGCCGCGGGCACCTATGTGATGCACGTGGAAGGTGCAGCGGTGGCGCCGGTGCGCGTGGTGAAGCGGTGA
- a CDS encoding cyanophycinase, whose protein sequence is MRTLFASLLLAPLASLAQGYTSYFTGSTTDVVTAPQGGLCLMGGATESDPAMVWFLQRAAGGDVLVLRASGSDGYNDYFYTDLGVPVNSVETIVFSNASASSDPYVHQRIQQAEAIWFAGGDQWNYVSYWQNTPVDSLVRAAIAQRNIVIGGTSAGMAILAGYRFTAQNGSVTSQAALNNPYAVNVTLDGNPFMGAPGMDAVVTDTHFDNPDRRGRLLTFIARSYTDAGTPVLGIACEEYVAVCIGDDGIAHVYGDHPAYDDFEWFVQASCDVPLPPETCMAGLPLTWDHGGLAVKACKVPGTTTGANTFDLNDRRSTVGGTWEHWSANAGVLSAVPGVAPSCTVGLVEAPGPSWACVPTEQGARLTGLPADAVIELFDATGRAVPFTAQRAQEAALLNWSRAGLVLVRVRDGATQRVFRVMR, encoded by the coding sequence ATGCGCACCCTGTTCGCTTCGTTGCTCCTCGCCCCGCTGGCCTCCCTCGCCCAGGGCTACACCAGCTACTTCACCGGCAGCACCACCGATGTGGTCACTGCGCCGCAGGGCGGGCTCTGCCTCATGGGTGGCGCCACTGAGAGCGATCCGGCGATGGTGTGGTTCCTGCAGCGCGCGGCGGGTGGCGATGTGCTGGTGCTGCGCGCCTCGGGGAGCGACGGGTACAACGACTACTTCTACACCGACCTGGGCGTACCCGTGAACTCGGTGGAGACCATCGTGTTCAGCAACGCATCGGCCTCCAGCGATCCATACGTGCACCAGCGCATCCAGCAGGCCGAGGCCATCTGGTTCGCCGGTGGCGACCAGTGGAACTACGTGAGCTATTGGCAGAACACGCCCGTGGACAGCCTCGTGCGCGCGGCCATCGCGCAGCGCAACATCGTCATCGGCGGCACCAGCGCGGGCATGGCCATCCTGGCGGGCTACCGCTTCACCGCGCAGAACGGCTCGGTCACCAGCCAGGCTGCGCTCAACAACCCTTACGCCGTCAACGTCACGCTCGACGGCAACCCCTTCATGGGCGCGCCCGGCATGGACGCGGTGGTCACCGATACGCACTTCGACAACCCCGACCGGCGCGGACGCCTGCTCACTTTCATCGCACGCTCCTACACCGATGCCGGAACGCCGGTGCTGGGCATCGCCTGTGAGGAGTATGTGGCCGTGTGCATCGGCGATGACGGCATCGCGCACGTGTACGGCGATCATCCGGCCTACGACGACTTCGAGTGGTTCGTGCAGGCCAGTTGCGACGTGCCACTGCCGCCCGAGACCTGCATGGCCGGCTTGCCGCTCACCTGGGACCATGGCGGGCTGGCGGTGAAGGCCTGCAAGGTTCCGGGCACCACCACCGGCGCCAACACCTTCGACCTTAACGATCGCCGCAGCACCGTGGGCGGCACCTGGGAGCACTGGAGCGCGAACGCGGGTGTGCTTTCCGCTGTGCCGGGCGTGGCGCCCTCGTGCACCGTGGGGCTGGTGGAGGCCCCCGGCCCCTCTTGGGCCTGCGTGCCCACCGAACAGGGTGCCCGGCTCACCGGTTTGCCGGCCGACGCGGTGATCGAGCTCTTCGATGCCACGGGTCGCGCCGTGCCGTTCACCGCACAGCGCGCGCAGGAGGCGGCGCTGCTGAACTGGTCGCGTGCGGGCCTTGTGTTGGTGCGGGTGCGTGATGGGGCGACGCAACGCGTGTTCCGGGTGATGCGATAG
- a CDS encoding type II toxin-antitoxin system RelE/ParE family toxin, with protein sequence MSYRVIPSPAFIRELKRLSKKYRSLKDDVAALGEELAQDAFIGTPIGRGCYKVRMAIGSKGKGKSGGARVITYVRVVNKVVVLLTMYDKSEKENITERERDHLILLAEAG encoded by the coding sequence ATGAGCTATAGGGTGATCCCCTCGCCCGCATTCATCCGTGAGTTGAAGCGGCTCTCGAAGAAGTACCGCTCCCTGAAAGATGACGTGGCCGCGCTTGGCGAAGAACTCGCGCAGGATGCGTTCATCGGCACACCCATCGGCCGTGGCTGCTACAAGGTGCGCATGGCGATCGGCTCCAAGGGCAAGGGCAAGAGCGGTGGGGCGCGTGTTATCACCTACGTGCGCGTGGTCAACAAGGTGGTGGTGCTGTTGACCATGTACGACAAGAGCGAGAAGGAGAACATCACGGAACGGGAACGGGACCACCTGATCCTGCTGGCGGAAGCGGGCTGA
- a CDS encoding aldehyde dehydrogenase family protein produces the protein MATKKKPLDWTLAPAPESKDHVKISEQYELFINGKWVRPKSGKYFDTINPANEQKLARIAEGNDADVDAAVKAARTAYDTVWSKMPAAERAKYIYRIARLLQEKAREFAVIESMDGGKAIRESRDVDVPLAAAHFFYYAGWADKLKYAFPGKTVTPLGVAGQVIPWNFPLLMAAWKLAPALACGNTVVLKPAETTPLTALTLASILQEAELPDGVVNIVTGAGATGAAVVNHPDVNKVAFTGSTGVGKLIQRATAGSGKKLTLELGGKAANIIFADATIDQAVEGIINGIYFNQGHVCCAGSRLFVEEAVYDEVIRKLKHRMRSLVVGDPLDKNTDIGAINSREQLTTINRYLKAGVSDGAEMYQSACDIPSKGFWCRPTLFLNVAQSARIAQEEIFGPVLAVQTFRTVDEVIQKANNTPYGLSAGVWTDKGSKIFNLTSKLRAGVIWANTYNKFDPTSPFGGYKESGYGREGGVHGLGAYLNLN, from the coding sequence ATGGCAACCAAGAAGAAGCCCCTCGACTGGACCCTCGCCCCCGCCCCAGAGTCCAAGGACCACGTCAAGATCTCCGAGCAATACGAGCTCTTCATCAACGGCAAGTGGGTGAGGCCGAAGTCGGGGAAGTACTTCGACACCATCAACCCCGCCAACGAGCAGAAGCTCGCGCGCATCGCCGAGGGCAATGATGCCGACGTGGACGCCGCCGTGAAGGCCGCCCGCACCGCCTACGACACCGTGTGGTCGAAGATGCCCGCCGCCGAACGCGCCAAGTACATCTACCGCATCGCGCGCCTGTTGCAGGAGAAGGCCCGCGAGTTCGCCGTCATCGAAAGCATGGACGGCGGCAAGGCCATCCGCGAAAGCCGCGACGTGGACGTGCCGCTTGCCGCCGCGCACTTCTTCTACTACGCCGGTTGGGCCGACAAGCTCAAGTACGCCTTCCCCGGCAAGACCGTAACGCCGCTCGGCGTCGCGGGGCAGGTCATCCCCTGGAACTTCCCGCTGCTCATGGCCGCGTGGAAGCTCGCGCCCGCACTCGCCTGCGGCAACACCGTGGTGCTGAAGCCCGCCGAGACCACGCCGCTCACTGCGCTCACCCTCGCGAGCATCCTGCAGGAAGCCGAACTCCCCGATGGTGTCGTCAACATCGTCACCGGCGCGGGGGCCACGGGCGCGGCGGTGGTCAACCATCCCGATGTGAACAAGGTCGCCTTCACCGGCAGCACCGGCGTGGGCAAGCTCATCCAGCGCGCCACGGCGGGCAGCGGCAAGAAGCTCACCCTCGAGCTCGGCGGCAAGGCGGCCAACATCATCTTCGCCGACGCCACCATCGACCAGGCCGTCGAAGGCATCATCAACGGCATCTACTTCAACCAGGGCCACGTGTGCTGCGCCGGCAGCCGCCTCTTCGTGGAGGAGGCCGTGTACGACGAAGTGATCCGCAAGCTCAAGCACCGCATGCGCTCGCTCGTCGTGGGCGATCCGCTCGACAAGAACACCGACATCGGCGCCATCAACTCGCGCGAACAACTGACAACCATCAACCGCTACCTGAAGGCAGGCGTGAGCGACGGAGCGGAGATGTATCAATCAGCCTGCGACATTCCTTCGAAGGGCTTCTGGTGCCGCCCCACGCTCTTCCTCAACGTGGCGCAGAGCGCGCGCATCGCGCAGGAGGAGATCTTCGGTCCCGTGCTCGCCGTGCAGACCTTCCGCACCGTGGACGAGGTGATCCAGAAGGCCAACAACACCCCCTACGGCCTCAGCGCCGGCGTGTGGACGGACAAAGGCAGCAAGATCTTCAACCTCACGAGCAAGTTGCGCGCGGGCGTCATCTGGGCCAACACCTACAACAAGTTCGATCCCACCTCACCCTTCGGCGGGTATAAGGAAAGCGGGTATGGACGGGAAGGTGGGGTGCATGGGTTGGGGGCGTACTTAAATCTCAACTGA
- a CDS encoding IS3 family transposase, with translation MRKTKFTEHQIVAMLKQHEAGAKVADICREHGISNATFYQWKAKYGGMDASQLKLVKELQEENSRLKRMYAELSMMHDSLKQVVEKKWGSDEKREIVQALITEHGHTQRQACRMVGLARSTAQYRKHPPDDTMVIGALDDLVTKHPAIGVWQCHHRIRLMGHVWNFKRVYRVYTGMGLNIRRRTKKRLPARVKQALFQPQAPDQVWSIDFMHDTLWDGRTYRMLNVLDDYNREVLAMEVDTSLPALRVIRVLERLKEQRSLPAMIRVDNGPEFISAKLDHWCREHKITLTYIQPGKPTQNAYVERLNGSIRRELLGAYVFRTLEEVRLRTTEWMYDYNHLRPHKALGYRPPVLIHP, from the coding sequence ATGAGAAAGACCAAGTTCACCGAGCATCAGATCGTCGCGATGCTCAAGCAGCATGAGGCTGGTGCCAAGGTGGCCGACATCTGTCGGGAACACGGCATCAGCAACGCCACGTTCTACCAGTGGAAGGCGAAGTATGGCGGCATGGATGCCAGCCAGCTCAAGCTGGTGAAGGAACTCCAAGAGGAGAACAGCCGCCTGAAACGCATGTATGCGGAGCTGAGCATGATGCACGACTCCCTCAAGCAGGTGGTGGAAAAGAAGTGGGGGTCTGACGAGAAGCGCGAGATCGTGCAGGCCCTTATCACCGAGCATGGACACACCCAGCGGCAAGCGTGCCGCATGGTGGGTCTTGCTCGCAGTACCGCGCAATACCGCAAGCATCCGCCCGACGACACGATGGTGATCGGCGCATTGGACGACCTGGTGACCAAGCATCCGGCCATTGGGGTGTGGCAGTGCCATCACCGCATACGCTTGATGGGTCATGTGTGGAACTTCAAACGTGTCTACCGGGTGTACACCGGCATGGGGCTCAACATCCGTCGGCGGACCAAGAAGCGCCTGCCTGCACGCGTGAAACAGGCCTTGTTCCAGCCACAGGCCCCCGACCAGGTATGGAGCATCGACTTCATGCACGACACCTTGTGGGATGGCCGCACCTACCGCATGCTCAACGTCCTGGACGACTACAACCGCGAAGTGCTGGCCATGGAAGTGGACACTTCTTTGCCTGCCTTGCGTGTGATCCGCGTGCTTGAACGCCTGAAGGAACAACGCTCACTGCCGGCCATGATCCGCGTGGACAACGGGCCGGAGTTCATCAGTGCCAAGCTTGACCACTGGTGCCGAGAGCACAAGATCACCCTCACCTACATCCAGCCCGGCAAGCCCACCCAGAACGCTTACGTGGAGCGTCTCAATGGCAGCATACGCCGTGAGCTCCTCGGCGCCTACGTCTTCCGCACACTCGAAGAAGTGCGCTTGCGCACCACCGAGTGGATGTACGACTACAACCATCTTCGGCCTCACAAAGCACTCGGTTACCGGCCACCTGTGCTCATCCATCCCTAA
- a CDS encoding addiction module protein: MSTESLKLQLIERLLRTTDEGLLKKVADLFRSEAEADEDGLTDEHYNIVKEREAEYLRGEGKSYTWEEVKAMLRAGKGREA, from the coding sequence ATGTCCACGGAATCCCTCAAACTCCAACTGATCGAGCGCCTGCTGCGCACCACCGATGAAGGTCTACTGAAGAAGGTGGCCGATCTGTTCCGTTCGGAGGCTGAAGCCGATGAGGACGGCCTCACCGACGAGCACTACAACATCGTGAAGGAGCGCGAGGCGGAGTACTTACGCGGCGAGGGGAAGAGCTACACCTGGGAAGAGGTGAAGGCCATGCTACGGGCAGGCAAGGGGCGCGAGGCATGA
- a CDS encoding type II toxin-antitoxin system RelE/ParE family toxin has translation MSLKLEWRDRAIHEAQDAFDWYEAQAPGTGERLITEIDAHVVDLLAHAQGYPMWRGPFKKINLKRFPYVIVFRIMKDAVIIYSVFHSKRNPSRWGERR, from the coding sequence ATGAGCCTGAAGTTGGAATGGCGCGACCGGGCCATCCACGAAGCCCAGGATGCCTTTGACTGGTATGAAGCGCAAGCACCAGGGACCGGTGAGCGTCTGATCACAGAGATCGATGCTCATGTTGTTGATCTTCTCGCTCATGCGCAGGGTTATCCCATGTGGCGTGGGCCGTTCAAGAAGATCAACCTGAAGCGCTTTCCGTACGTGATCGTGTTCCGGATCATGAAGGATGCGGTGATCATCTACAGTGTGTTCCACAGCAAGCGTAACCCCAGCCGCTGGGGAGAGCGACGCTGA
- a CDS encoding DUF2200 domain-containing protein, which translates to MNNERVFQMPFASVYCAFAKPSAKQGPHYVAKVAKKGRTVEELHQVIAWLTGYDEQALQQIIADQTDFATFFAKARMNPNAGMITGVICGYRVEEIEDPLMQQIRYLDKLVDELAKGKKMESILRK; encoded by the coding sequence ATGAACAACGAACGCGTCTTCCAGATGCCCTTCGCCAGCGTGTACTGCGCCTTCGCGAAGCCTTCGGCGAAGCAAGGCCCGCACTACGTGGCCAAGGTGGCGAAGAAGGGCCGCACGGTGGAGGAGCTGCACCAGGTCATCGCGTGGCTCACGGGCTACGATGAGCAGGCACTTCAGCAGATCATCGCCGACCAGACCGACTTCGCCACCTTCTTCGCCAAGGCGCGCATGAACCCGAACGCGGGCATGATCACTGGTGTGATCTGCGGCTACCGCGTGGAGGAGATCGAGGACCCCCTCATGCAGCAGATCCGCTACCTGGACAAGCTGGTGGATGAACTGGCGAAGGGTAAGAAAATGGAGTCGATCTTGCGGAAGTGA